Genomic segment of Azospirillum brasilense:
CCCCGCCATCGGCCAAACCGGCATGCTCCGGCCGCACGCCGAGCGTCAGGGGCGTGCCCGCTCGCGGCGCGGCGCCATCCACGGCGACATCGAGCGGCACCCCGCCGGGCAACCACACCCGCACCGACCCGTCCGCCCGCCCCTCCGAGACCACATCCAGGAAATTCATGGCCGGCGAGCCGATGAAGCCGGCGACGAAGCGGTTGCGCGGGCGGTGGTACAGCTCCAGCGGCGTGCCGGCCTGCTCCACCCGCCCGGCGTTCAGCACGACGATGCGATCGGCCAGGGTCATCGCCTCCACCTGATCGTGGGTCACGTAGATCATAGTGGCGCGCAGATCCGCCTTCAGCTTGGCGATCTCCAGGCGCATCTGCACGCGCAGGCCGGCGTCGAGGTTGGACAGCGGCTCGTCGAACAGGAAGACCTGCGGCTCACGCACGATGGCCCGCCCGATGGCGACCCGCTGGCGCTGCCCGCCCGACAGGTCGCGCGGCTTGCGGTCGAGCAGGTCCTCGATCTGAAGCAGACGCGCGGCGGCGCGCAC
This window contains:
- a CDS encoding ABC transporter ATP-binding protein, producing the protein MAGVTLRGVRKSFGRIEVIHGVDLEVADGEFVAFVGPSGCGKSTLLRLIAGLEEPSAGDLSIGGQRVNERPPAARGIAMVFQSYALYPHMTAYDNMAFGLTLARTDKGTIAERVRAAARLLQIEDLLDRKPRDLSGGQRQRVAIGRAIVREPQVFLFDEPLSNLDAGLRVQMRLEIAKLKADLRATMIYVTHDQVEAMTLADRIVVLNAGRVEQAGTPLELYHRPRNRFVAGFIGSPAMNFLDVVSEGRADGSVRVWLPGGVPLDVAVDGAAPRAGTPLTLGVRPEHAGLADGGAGLVATILAVERLGGETHCHAALEDGQKLLVRLDGDRPAAAGERLRLNLRGETAHLFGSDGQRL